One region of Hydrogenobaculum sp. Y04AAS1 genomic DNA includes:
- a CDS encoding MTAP family purine nucleoside phosphorylase has product MHHENKAFLGIIGGSGLYKIFDDVEELDIDTPFGKPSSKIFLKNGVAFLSRHGIDHSIPPHLVNYRANIYALYKIGVRKLISIGATGGINTLFKSGDIVITSDVLDFTNSRASTFFEGIFSKDIKEQEDTPFYRLLKAKKVVHTDMSNIFCEEMIGIANGISKDLSLHFYVKGVYACTEGPRFETKKEVEMLKHLGADMVGMTACPEVFLARETGMHILHISVITNPAAGIEGHKLTSKEVIDMMKQKDEEIKKFLTLFIPKAQKQFVCQCESILEGADI; this is encoded by the coding sequence ATGCACCATGAAAATAAGGCTTTTCTTGGAATAATAGGTGGAAGTGGTTTATATAAAATATTTGACGATGTTGAAGAGCTAGATATAGATACTCCTTTCGGTAAACCATCTTCCAAAATATTTTTAAAAAATGGTGTTGCCTTCTTATCAAGGCACGGTATAGACCACTCCATACCACCTCATCTTGTAAACTATAGAGCAAACATATATGCTCTTTATAAAATAGGTGTTAGAAAACTAATAAGTATAGGGGCTACAGGTGGTATAAACACACTTTTTAAAAGCGGTGATATCGTTATAACCTCTGATGTTTTAGACTTTACTAACTCAAGAGCATCAACGTTTTTCGAAGGAATATTCTCCAAGGATATAAAAGAGCAAGAAGATACACCTTTTTATAGGCTTTTAAAAGCTAAAAAAGTAGTACATACAGATATGTCAAACATCTTTTGCGAAGAGATGATAGGAATAGCAAACGGAATATCAAAAGATTTAAGCTTACATTTCTATGTAAAAGGCGTATATGCTTGCACAGAAGGACCTAGATTTGAAACTAAAAAAGAGGTAGAAATGCTAAAGCATTTAGGAGCAGATATGGTAGGTATGACAGCTTGCCCAGAGGTATTTTTAGCAAGGGAAACAGGCATGCATATACTACATATAAGCGTAATAACAAACCCTGCCGCTGGCATAGAGGGTCATAAGCTTACCTCGAAAGAAGTTATAGATATGATGAAACAAAAAGACGAAGAGATTAAAAAGTTTTTAACGCTTTTTATACCAAAAGCCCAAAAACAATTTGTATGTCAATGT
- a CDS encoding polysaccharide deacetylase family protein produces the protein MERREFLKNILVGGIGLGIGSAFGSTLKITAKEQTKSTNIKPQIALTIDDGWFDREKMVNIVNHYQVPANFFIIGRVIEEDPKPWINAIENGHELGCHTYFHNFFSKETISKIDEDFSLYAKTFIDKLGNENFNNIKHFRYPYGDVGNYINKKYIESLIKAHGWDIAWWDLDLSFYHRPRFGVYKNPIQPLDKFKIYMEHMEELSMKLGRPTKTKVLMHFKYPDDLTLKDVIEYSLKRGYEIKRLSELEA, from the coding sequence ATGGAAAGAAGAGAATTTTTAAAAAACATTCTTGTAGGTGGAATAGGCTTAGGCATTGGTAGTGCTTTTGGAAGCACATTGAAGATTACCGCAAAAGAACAAACAAAATCTACCAATATAAAACCGCAAATAGCTTTAACTATAGACGACGGGTGGTTTGATAGAGAAAAAATGGTAAATATAGTAAATCATTATCAAGTACCAGCAAACTTTTTTATCATAGGAAGAGTTATAGAAGAGGACCCAAAACCATGGATAAACGCTATAGAAAACGGGCATGAATTAGGATGTCACACTTACTTTCACAACTTCTTCTCAAAGGAAACTATATCTAAAATAGACGAAGACTTTAGCCTATATGCAAAAACGTTTATAGACAAGCTTGGAAACGAAAATTTCAACAACATAAAGCATTTTAGATATCCATACGGAGACGTTGGCAACTATATAAACAAAAAATATATCGAATCTCTTATAAAAGCTCATGGTTGGGATATAGCTTGGTGGGATTTGGATTTGTCTTTTTATCATAGACCCCGTTTTGGTGTTTATAAAAACCCAATACAACCTTTAGATAAATTTAAAATTTATATGGAACATATGGAAGAATTATCTATGAAACTTGGTAGGCCAACAAAAACGAAGGTCTTAATGCACTTCAAATATCCAGACGATCTTACACTAAAAGATGTTATAGAGTATTCTTTGAAACGAGGCTATGAAATAAAGAGATTATCAGAGTTAGAAGCTTAA
- a CDS encoding D-alanine--D-alanine ligase, which produces MRITVITGGDSLEKEIALKGAKAVEESLKRLGYDVDVLEIDKDLCFKLKQTNPEKVFIIAHGTYGEDGRVQGLLDILGIPYIGSNTKTSAICMDKDFSKQIFEQNHIKTPKWKAYKPKDVIDWSIFPCIAKPASAGSSFGLFKVEDDKSLKEAAQNIFKIDDKLIVEEFIEGKDMTVGYFKGFILEPIEIIPKKGIYDFESKYTKGMSEYIFVEDESIAKKLKEIASKLVDIFELKDMARIDFRVKGKDVYTLEINTIPGLTELSLLPMALKKAGISFNKMVEMLVNG; this is translated from the coding sequence ATGCGCATAACGGTTATAACTGGTGGAGATTCACTTGAGAAAGAGATTGCCCTAAAAGGTGCTAAAGCGGTAGAAGAGTCCCTTAAAAGGCTTGGCTACGACGTAGATGTTTTAGAAATAGACAAAGATTTATGTTTTAAACTAAAACAGACAAATCCAGAAAAAGTTTTTATAATAGCCCATGGGACTTACGGAGAAGACGGCAGAGTTCAAGGACTTCTTGATATATTAGGTATACCTTACATAGGTTCAAATACGAAAACAAGTGCCATATGTATGGATAAAGATTTTTCAAAACAGATATTTGAACAAAACCATATCAAAACCCCAAAATGGAAAGCTTACAAACCAAAAGATGTTATAGATTGGAGCATTTTTCCTTGTATTGCAAAACCAGCTTCTGCTGGTTCTAGTTTTGGGCTTTTCAAAGTAGAAGATGACAAATCTCTTAAAGAAGCCGCTCAAAATATATTTAAAATAGACGATAAGCTTATTGTAGAGGAGTTTATAGAGGGTAAAGATATGACGGTGGGATACTTCAAAGGGTTTATTTTAGAACCTATAGAGATAATACCAAAAAAAGGTATATACGATTTTGAAAGCAAATATACAAAAGGTATGTCAGAATATATATTTGTGGAAGATGAGAGTATCGCTAAAAAGCTAAAAGAGATAGCTTCAAAGCTAGTGGATATATTTGAATTAAAAGATATGGCAAGGATAGATTTTAGAGTAAAAGGTAAAGACGTATACACCCTTGAAATAAATACTATACCTGGTCTTACAGAACTTAGTCTTTTGCCTATGGCCCTTAAAAAAGCAGGCATATCTTTTAACAAGATGGTGGAGATGCTTGTAAATGGCTAA
- the murB gene encoding UDP-N-acetylmuramate dehydrogenase → MIINKNADLKDFTTIKVGGIGSYMFFPENEKEFLNIYKKHKNDKLYILGKGSNTIFGDFNGILINTKHFYDIKISETKEGILVKASAGVPLKDLIKLSIENNIEEFYKLIGFPASTGGAIAMNAGAYGVETFDFIKGVWCIDDDEIVYKPKEEIFYSYRKTEFENKPVLYGEFLFKKSHQDIKPLAQNINQKRIEAQPLNMPTSGSTFKNPKDHFAGKLLETVGLKGYRIKDIGFSERHANFLINYKNASFQNVIDILNIAKEQVYKAFNIILEEEIKLICA, encoded by the coding sequence ATGATAATAAACAAAAATGCGGACTTAAAAGACTTTACAACGATAAAAGTAGGCGGTATAGGTTCATATATGTTTTTTCCAGAAAACGAAAAGGAGTTCCTAAATATATATAAAAAGCACAAAAACGATAAACTCTACATACTTGGGAAAGGTTCAAACACCATATTTGGGGATTTCAACGGAATATTAATAAATACAAAACATTTTTACGATATTAAAATCTCAGAAACAAAAGAAGGTATTTTGGTAAAAGCCTCTGCAGGAGTACCTTTGAAAGACTTAATAAAACTATCTATTGAAAACAACATAGAAGAGTTTTACAAGTTGATAGGTTTTCCAGCAAGCACTGGCGGGGCAATAGCTATGAATGCAGGAGCTTATGGTGTGGAAACCTTTGATTTTATAAAAGGTGTATGGTGTATAGATGACGACGAAATAGTTTACAAACCAAAAGAAGAGATATTTTATTCGTATAGAAAAACCGAGTTTGAAAATAAGCCAGTGTTGTACGGAGAGTTTTTATTTAAAAAAAGTCATCAAGATATAAAACCTTTAGCACAAAATATAAATCAAAAAAGAATAGAAGCCCAGCCACTTAACATGCCCACTTCTGGTTCTACATTTAAAAATCCAAAAGATCACTTTGCCGGTAAGCTTTTAGAAACGGTTGGTTTAAAAGGATATAGAATAAAAGACATAGGTTTTTCAGAAAGGCATGCAAACTTTTTAATAAATTATAAAAACGCATCTTTTCAAAATGTAATTGACATATTAAACATAGCAAAAGAGCAAGTTTACAAAGCTTTTAATATAATATTAGAAGAGGAAATAAAACTGATATGCGCATAA
- a CDS encoding GAF domain-containing protein, protein MENKIVKLYRLMRAINQEIVRSVNASTPYDEASFFEHLCNIVVEHFVKFAFIGFYIKSINKIVPVYYSKKSAADNIYIDYLKFLEISLDESDISSKGPAATCFKTNSVIIIEDIEKDPRMIPWKEEALKRGFRSSATLPVRKNGDVVGVFGMYADEIEFFQEEERSLLEELAIDIEMTLNAIKTHWLFQAVESGLSSYMELFIMTDNDGNILYVGDKTLKVFGYNKGELLGKKVDILFNYLFNYKDLLEAISQAKEYSSIVLFRTKQNKNVYVDLAVVPIANENFIFIGKDVSKEKSLEEQMHFLLNQDPVTGLFSYSFLIAELDMHVRRALETSEWGGVSRLPWFPR, encoded by the coding sequence ATGGAAAATAAAATTGTAAAGTTGTATAGGTTGATGAGGGCTATAAACCAGGAGATTGTTAGAAGCGTAAATGCTTCAACACCTTACGATGAAGCTTCATTTTTTGAGCATCTTTGCAATATAGTAGTAGAGCATTTTGTAAAGTTTGCCTTTATAGGTTTTTATATAAAAAGCATAAATAAAATAGTACCGGTTTATTACTCTAAAAAATCAGCCGCTGATAATATATATATAGATTATCTTAAATTTTTGGAAATTTCTCTTGATGAGTCAGATATAAGCTCAAAAGGACCTGCCGCCACATGTTTTAAAACAAATAGCGTTATCATAATAGAGGATATAGAAAAAGATCCAAGAATGATACCTTGGAAAGAAGAAGCTTTAAAAAGAGGATTTCGCTCAAGCGCTACTTTGCCTGTAAGAAAAAACGGTGATGTCGTAGGTGTGTTTGGGATGTATGCGGACGAGATAGAGTTTTTTCAAGAAGAAGAAAGGAGCTTGTTAGAGGAATTAGCTATTGATATAGAGATGACTCTTAACGCTATAAAAACACACTGGCTTTTTCAGGCTGTAGAATCGGGGCTTTCTTCTTATATGGAATTATTTATCATGACAGACAACGACGGTAACATATTGTATGTAGGCGATAAAACGTTGAAAGTTTTTGGATACAACAAGGGTGAGCTTTTAGGTAAAAAAGTTGATATTTTATTTAATTATTTATTTAATTATAAAGATTTATTAGAGGCTATATCCCAAGCTAAAGAGTATAGTAGTATAGTGCTTTTTAGAACAAAACAAAACAAAAATGTTTATGTAGATCTGGCTGTTGTACCGATAGCCAACGAGAATTTTATATTTATAGGCAAAGATGTATCAAAAGAGAAGAGCTTAGAAGAGCAAATGCATTTTCTTTTAAATCAAGACCCTGTTACCGGTTTATTCTCTTACTCATTTTTGATAGCAGAACTTGATATGCATGTAAGAAGAGCATTGGAAACGAGCGAATGGGGGGGGGTGAGCCGTCTGCCGTGGTTCCCGAGATGA
- a CDS encoding GGDEF domain-containing protein produces the protein MNAINTGKANYNRLGAFILADIYRFTYINDVYGFDIGDELLKAVGRRLRDIFRPTDIIGRVSSDTFGIILTDLKDKEDVIILLDRLRKAFEQPFNINGNVISVAMQMGIAIFPDNGKSAKEVYKNADISLAKAKKNTEWSYVFFSDDLNSKASQFLLYKTHLEKAFEKEEFVIYYQPYFDINTLCIAGFDAYKMEF, from the coding sequence ATGAATGCTATAAACACTGGTAAAGCTAATTACAATAGGCTTGGGGCTTTCATACTGGCGGATATCTATAGATTTACTTATATAAACGACGTATATGGTTTTGATATAGGCGATGAGCTTTTGAAAGCTGTGGGCAGGAGGCTAAGAGATATATTTAGGCCAACAGATATAATAGGTAGGGTTAGTTCTGATACGTTCGGTATAATTTTGACAGATTTAAAGGACAAGGAAGATGTAATAATACTTTTGGATAGATTAAGAAAAGCTTTTGAGCAACCTTTCAACATAAATGGCAATGTCATAAGTGTAGCTATGCAAATGGGTATAGCTATTTTCCCAGACAATGGAAAGTCTGCCAAAGAGGTGTATAAAAATGCTGACATATCTTTGGCTAAAGCTAAAAAAAATACAGAGTGGAGTTATGTGTTTTTCAGCGATGATTTAAACTCAAAGGCTTCCCAGTTTTTACTTTACAAAACACATCTTGAGAAAGCTTTTGAGAAAGAAGAGTTTGTGATATACTATCAGCCTTATTTTGATATCAACACTCTTTGTATTGCTGGATTTGACGCTTACAAGATGGAATTCTGA
- a CDS encoding EAL domain-containing protein, which yields MHFIPMLEESGLISKLETWLINQVCKDLEYLYSIKLSASVPMNRGRLVPISINISPISFKNEDVYEKVVSIVSRYKNADRAQSAHFNSEEQTQTPKSSENGLKHTRAAKTHFGANEQDKSATVSKALNSSENGLQHTLLGYINIEITESLFLENFDKALSTLEKLKSSGFKISIDDFGTGYSSFSYLKDLPIDYLKIDISFVRHILDDKKSRSITKTIIELAHNLEMKTIAEGVETKEQFELLKSLGCDFIQGFWLAKPMPISELVDFVESWEHKKLNYY from the coding sequence ATGCATTTCATACCTATGCTTGAAGAGTCTGGTCTTATATCAAAATTAGAAACTTGGCTTATAAACCAAGTATGTAAGGACTTAGAATATCTATATAGCATAAAGCTTTCTGCAAGTGTACCAATGAACCGTGGTAGACTTGTGCCAATATCTATCAATATATCACCTATTTCTTTTAAAAATGAAGATGTATATGAAAAAGTTGTAAGCATTGTTTCAAGATATAAAAATGCAGATAGAGCGCAATCAGCGCATTTCAACTCTGAGGAACAGACACAGACACCCAAGAGCTCAGAGAACGGCTTAAAGCACACTAGAGCGGCAAAGACGCATTTCGGGGCTAATGAACAGGACAAGTCTGCCACGGTCTCAAAGGCACTCAATAGCTCTGAGAACGGCTTACAGCACACTTTATTGGGCTATATAAATATAGAAATTACCGAGAGTTTATTTTTAGAAAATTTTGATAAAGCATTATCTACGCTTGAAAAGCTTAAGAGTTCTGGTTTTAAGATATCTATTGATGATTTTGGAACTGGTTATAGTTCTTTTTCCTATCTTAAAGATTTACCAATAGATTATCTTAAAATAGACATATCTTTTGTAAGGCATATATTGGACGATAAAAAATCAAGATCCATCACGAAAACTATAATAGAACTAGCCCACAATCTTGAGATGAAGACCATAGCAGAAGGCGTAGAAACAAAAGAACAATTTGAGTTGCTAAAGTCTTTAGGATGTGATTTCATTCAAGGTTTTTGGTTAGCAAAACCAATGCCGATAAGTGAGTTAGTAGATTTTGTTGAAAGCTGGGAACATAAAAAATTAAATTATTATTGA
- the rpsO gene encoding 30S ribosomal protein S15, whose product MPILKERKWELIRSFQHHDKDTGSPEVQIAILTERINKLTEHMKQNKKDLHSRRGLIAMVNKRKALLDYLKRKNYQKYLEVSEKLNLRVKN is encoded by the coding sequence ATGCCTATTTTAAAAGAGAGAAAATGGGAACTTATAAGAAGTTTTCAACATCACGACAAAGATACTGGCTCACCAGAAGTGCAGATAGCCATATTAACAGAGCGTATAAATAAACTTACAGAACACATGAAGCAAAATAAAAAGGATTTGCATTCAAGGCGTGGGCTTATAGCCATGGTAAACAAAAGAAAAGCGTTACTTGATTACCTCAAAAGAAAAAATTATCAGAAGTACCTTGAAGTATCCGAAAAGCTTAACTTGAGAGTGAAGAATTGA
- a CDS encoding polyribonucleotide nucleotidyltransferase: MIVKAEIGNQDPIYIEANKYAHQADSSILISQGGTKVLVTVCVSEEPLCGIDFAPLSVDYRERSFAWGKIPGGFIKREGKPTDREVLISRVIDRPLRPLMPKGFLNEVVVTCLTLSADDKYDPDVLAITGASAALVSSSVPFEGPIAGMRVCRVNGEFIINPTYEQRKNSDMDIVMALSKDAIVMVEGGAKEVEESVLLDALFFGLEKGQTLIKAQEELVDSLKPEKKPIGHIGLSDDMANKLKEIASSKILEAFSIEDKKERSKALKDVYAQAMQKLGISKEQEFDFLVSFKDLESQLMREQILKYKKRIDGRKETDIRPITIEMHPLERPHGSAVFTRGQTQALATVTLAPKDEAQLVETIFEGETFKRFMLHYNFPPFSTGEARPWGPPRRREIGHGALAERALEPLLAKEEDFPYIIRVVSDILESNGSSSMATVCAGSLALFDAGVPMKKHVAGIAMGLIKDGDNFVILTDILGDEDHLGDMDFKVAGTRDGVTSVQMDIKIKGLSKDIMIKALNQAKEARMFILDKLYEAIPEPNKEVSKYAPKAQVMKIPEDKVGLVIGPAGKNIKYIKEQFGASVWIDGANAYINAPTIEAVNKAADFINSLIQEVEVGGVYEGKVIRVENYGLFVEVLPGKVGLLHASAMTEKPTINVGDTIKVKVMAIDEQNRLNLCSPDYQKPENQERPRKEQLNRKPHHRK; the protein is encoded by the coding sequence ATGATTGTAAAAGCTGAAATTGGAAATCAAGACCCTATATATATAGAAGCAAACAAGTATGCCCATCAAGCTGATAGCAGCATTCTTATATCTCAAGGTGGTACAAAGGTATTGGTTACTGTATGTGTATCAGAAGAGCCTCTATGTGGCATAGATTTTGCACCTTTATCAGTAGATTACAGAGAGCGCTCTTTTGCTTGGGGTAAAATACCAGGAGGGTTTATAAAAAGAGAGGGAAAACCTACAGATAGAGAAGTGCTTATCTCAAGGGTGATAGATAGACCTCTTAGACCTCTCATGCCCAAAGGATTTTTAAATGAGGTGGTGGTTACTTGTCTAACGCTTTCAGCCGATGACAAATACGATCCTGACGTGTTAGCCATCACAGGTGCTTCTGCTGCGCTCGTTTCTTCCTCTGTGCCTTTTGAAGGGCCTATAGCTGGCATGAGGGTTTGCAGAGTAAACGGAGAATTTATAATAAACCCCACCTATGAACAGCGCAAAAACAGCGATATGGATATCGTTATGGCTCTTTCAAAAGATGCGATAGTGATGGTGGAAGGCGGGGCAAAAGAAGTAGAAGAAAGTGTTCTTTTGGATGCTTTATTTTTTGGACTTGAAAAAGGACAAACCCTTATAAAGGCCCAAGAAGAGCTTGTGGATTCTTTAAAACCAGAGAAAAAACCCATAGGTCACATCGGTTTATCAGATGATATGGCGAATAAGCTAAAAGAAATTGCTTCTTCAAAGATTTTAGAAGCTTTTAGTATAGAAGATAAAAAAGAAAGATCTAAAGCTTTAAAAGATGTTTATGCTCAAGCAATGCAAAAATTGGGGATATCAAAAGAACAAGAGTTTGACTTTTTAGTATCTTTTAAAGATTTAGAAAGCCAACTTATGAGGGAGCAAATCCTAAAATATAAAAAGCGCATAGATGGTAGAAAGGAAACAGATATAAGGCCAATTACCATAGAAATGCATCCACTCGAAAGACCACATGGGTCTGCTGTTTTCACTAGAGGTCAAACTCAAGCTTTAGCTACAGTGACTTTGGCACCAAAAGATGAAGCTCAGCTTGTGGAAACAATATTTGAAGGTGAGACTTTTAAAAGATTTATGCTTCATTACAACTTCCCACCTTTTAGCACAGGTGAAGCGAGGCCTTGGGGTCCTCCAAGAAGAAGGGAGATAGGCCACGGTGCTTTGGCGGAAAGAGCTTTAGAGCCTCTTTTAGCGAAAGAAGAGGATTTCCCTTACATTATAAGAGTAGTTTCAGATATTTTAGAATCAAACGGCTCAAGCTCTATGGCTACAGTGTGCGCAGGTTCTTTGGCACTTTTTGATGCTGGTGTACCCATGAAAAAGCATGTAGCCGGCATAGCTATGGGTCTTATAAAAGATGGCGATAACTTTGTCATACTTACCGATATACTTGGAGATGAAGACCATCTTGGAGATATGGATTTCAAGGTAGCTGGTACAAGGGATGGAGTAACAAGCGTTCAAATGGATATAAAAATAAAAGGTCTTAGCAAAGATATAATGATAAAAGCTTTAAACCAAGCCAAAGAAGCAAGGATGTTTATATTGGATAAACTTTATGAAGCTATACCAGAACCAAACAAAGAAGTATCTAAATATGCTCCAAAAGCTCAAGTGATGAAAATTCCAGAGGACAAAGTGGGTCTTGTAATAGGCCCTGCTGGAAAGAATATAAAGTATATAAAAGAGCAATTTGGTGCAAGTGTATGGATAGATGGTGCTAACGCTTATATAAATGCACCTACTATAGAAGCCGTAAATAAGGCGGCAGATTTTATAAACTCTTTAATTCAAGAGGTAGAGGTAGGTGGCGTATATGAAGGCAAAGTAATAAGGGTAGAAAACTATGGTTTGTTTGTAGAAGTACTACCTGGCAAAGTAGGATTGCTACATGCGTCTGCTATGACTGAAAAGCCTACTATAAACGTTGGTGATACTATAAAAGTAAAAGTTATGGCTATAGACGAACAAAATAGGTTAAACCTCTGTAGTCCAGACTATCAAAAGCCAGAAAACCAAGAAAGACCACGAAAAGAACAACTTAATAGGAAACCCCATCACAGAAAATAG
- the dut gene encoding dUTP diphosphatase, whose translation MKLLVKKLREDAALPFYATSGASGLDLFCVDDVVVIRPFERVLVSTGIAIELPEGYEAQIRPRSGLALKKGVTVLNSPGTIDHDYRGEIKVILINLSDKEVIIEKGERIAQMVIVPVLKVEVVEAKELSNTQRQDGGFGSTGMK comes from the coding sequence ATGAAGCTTTTAGTAAAAAAACTAAGAGAAGATGCTGCACTTCCTTTTTATGCTACCTCTGGTGCTTCTGGACTCGATCTTTTTTGCGTTGATGATGTAGTAGTGATAAGACCTTTTGAAAGAGTGTTGGTGTCTACTGGAATAGCCATAGAGCTTCCAGAAGGCTATGAAGCTCAAATAAGACCAAGAAGCGGATTGGCTCTTAAAAAGGGTGTAACTGTGTTAAACAGCCCAGGTACTATAGACCATGACTATAGAGGTGAAATAAAAGTCATACTTATAAATTTATCGGACAAGGAAGTAATTATTGAAAAAGGTGAAAGGATAGCTCAGATGGTTATAGTTCCTGTTTTAAAGGTAGAAGTTGTAGAGGCCAAAGAACTCTCTAATACACAAAGACAAGATGGTGGTTTTGGTTCCACAGGTATGAAATGA
- the trpD gene encoding anthranilate phosphoribosyltransferase, giving the protein MIDVLSKLSIKENLTKEDIRQMLESIASNEATEAQMGAFIMGMRLKGETIEEITEIAKFFREKALKVPVNNQEELLDTCGTGGDGKSTFNISTASAFVIAGAGFKVAKHGNKSVSSKCGSADILERLGVNISMSPNHIARCIEEVGIGFIYAPFHHGVMKNIAKPRKELGIKSVFNLVGPLSNPAGAKRQIMGVYDIYLVEKIAYVLKELGNIKSFVFSSYDGMDEVSISSKTLVAKQTKDDVDMFEFDPTEYGFSFQNIEDIQAKDIEESLNLFNMALSGKPSAALDVVLINASFGIMAFSDIAFKEALEIAKDSVFSKKALNKLQSLIECSNYTE; this is encoded by the coding sequence ATGATAGATGTTCTTTCTAAATTATCGATAAAGGAAAATCTAACAAAAGAAGATATAAGACAAATGTTAGAATCCATTGCTTCAAACGAAGCCACAGAAGCTCAAATGGGCGCTTTCATAATGGGGATGAGATTAAAGGGAGAAACAATAGAAGAGATAACAGAGATAGCAAAGTTTTTTAGAGAAAAAGCTTTAAAAGTCCCAGTAAACAATCAAGAAGAACTTTTAGATACTTGTGGGACTGGCGGAGATGGAAAATCCACCTTCAACATATCAACGGCTAGTGCATTTGTTATAGCTGGTGCTGGTTTTAAAGTGGCAAAACATGGCAACAAATCCGTATCTTCAAAGTGTGGAAGTGCTGATATATTAGAACGTCTTGGTGTAAACATAAGTATGTCGCCAAATCATATAGCAAGATGTATAGAAGAAGTTGGTATTGGATTTATCTATGCACCTTTTCATCATGGTGTTATGAAAAACATAGCAAAGCCACGAAAAGAACTTGGAATAAAATCTGTTTTCAACCTTGTAGGACCTCTTTCAAATCCCGCTGGTGCTAAAAGGCAGATAATGGGTGTTTACGATATATATTTGGTGGAGAAAATAGCTTACGTGTTAAAGGAGCTAGGTAACATAAAATCTTTTGTGTTTAGTAGTTATGATGGTATGGATGAGGTTTCTATAAGCTCCAAAACGCTTGTGGCAAAACAAACAAAAGACGATGTTGACATGTTTGAATTTGATCCTACAGAGTATGGATTTTCTTTTCAAAATATAGAAGATATCCAAGCCAAAGATATAGAAGAAAGCTTAAATTTATTTAATATGGCTTTAAGCGGTAAGCCGTCGGCTGCTCTTGATGTAGTGCTTATAAATGCTAGTTTTGGTATTATGGCTTTTAGCGATATAGCTTTTAAAGAAGCTTTGGAAATAGCAAAAGATAGTGTGTTTTCTAAAAAAGCTTTAAATAAGCTACAAAGTTTGATAGAATGTTCAAATTATACTGAATGA
- a CDS encoding menaquinone biosynthesis protein: MIKVGKVSYLNTLPMFYNLLNYEIIEGHPSELFKMLEEDKIDIGILSSAVYLKDKDKYTYLDGVSISGKKMVCSVLLFLKEDYVKNVYLTKDSVTSRILTRWYVEEILKLKPNYVDDEEKADTILYIGDKAIKEYCSNAYKKIVDLGEEWFKRYGVGFVFALFTYKKRSVKSFDKLKEDVINSINFFYEKLKNNSLENEIFKKYDFVDIDFFRKYFLECLDLGLREGHKRSLEIFEGFVKRFGLT, encoded by the coding sequence ATGATAAAAGTAGGTAAAGTATCTTATTTAAATACGCTTCCCATGTTTTACAATCTTTTAAATTATGAAATAATAGAAGGACACCCTTCAGAGCTTTTTAAAATGCTTGAAGAAGATAAAATAGACATAGGCATATTATCATCTGCCGTATATTTAAAAGATAAAGATAAGTACACATACCTTGATGGCGTTTCCATATCTGGCAAGAAAATGGTATGTTCTGTTTTGCTTTTTTTGAAAGAAGATTATGTAAAAAATGTTTATCTTACCAAAGATTCTGTTACTTCAAGGATACTGACAAGATGGTATGTAGAGGAAATTTTAAAATTAAAACCAAACTATGTAGATGACGAAGAAAAAGCGGATACAATTCTTTATATAGGTGATAAAGCTATAAAAGAATATTGTTCTAACGCTTATAAAAAAATTGTAGATTTAGGTGAAGAATGGTTTAAAAGATATGGTGTTGGTTTTGTTTTTGCGCTTTTTACATACAAGAAAAGATCTGTAAAATCCTTTGATAAGTTGAAAGAGGATGTGATAAATTCTATAAACTTTTTTTATGAAAAACTAAAGAACAATTCTTTAGAGAATGAGATATTTAAAAAATACGATTTTGTGGATATAGACTTTTTTAGAAAGTATTTTCTTGAATGCCTTGATTTAGGACTAAGAGAAGGCCACAAACGCTCACTGGAAATATTTGAAGGTTTTGTGAAGCGCTTTGGCCTTACTTAA